A genomic segment from Meiothermus cerbereus DSM 11376 encodes:
- the coaBC gene encoding bifunctional phosphopantothenoylcysteine decarboxylase/phosphopantothenate--cysteine ligase CoaBC, whose product MNPLQDKRIVLGVSGSVAAYKAAELASKLTQAKAQVDVVLSEGAERFISPLTFASLTGRKAYSSLWDSDAHVVHVGLGEAADLLVIAPCSANTLAKLATGQADNLLTLTVLAARCPVLVAPAMDGGMFEHPATQANIQTLRQRGVQVLGPAQGRMASGLLGWGRMLEPAEILGQLRLVLSRGGPLAGRHVLVSAGGTQEPLDPVRYLTNRSSGKQGFALAQAALDLGAQVSLVAGATAASLPTPYGAERIDVDTAAQMAEAILQRAGSADVLIMAAAVADFRPRQVQPHKIKKNLLPQVELEPTPDILLAVAEQRRRIGWPAVVVGFAAESQNLLENAQDKLARKGLSMIVANQVGVPDAGFAVDTNRVSLLWPGGAVEHLPLLSKSEVAEEVLRRVVALLAEG is encoded by the coding sequence GTGAACCCTCTGCAGGACAAGCGCATCGTGCTGGGGGTTAGCGGCTCGGTAGCGGCCTACAAAGCGGCTGAGCTGGCCAGCAAGCTGACCCAGGCCAAAGCCCAGGTGGATGTGGTTTTGAGTGAGGGGGCCGAGCGCTTTATTTCGCCCCTGACCTTCGCCTCGCTTACCGGCCGCAAGGCCTACAGCAGCCTGTGGGACAGCGATGCGCACGTGGTGCACGTGGGTCTGGGGGAGGCCGCCGACCTGTTGGTGATAGCTCCTTGCAGCGCCAATACCCTGGCTAAACTGGCCACGGGCCAGGCCGATAACCTGCTCACCCTGACCGTGCTGGCTGCCCGCTGCCCGGTGCTGGTGGCGCCTGCCATGGATGGGGGTATGTTTGAACACCCGGCTACCCAGGCCAACATTCAGACCCTGCGCCAGCGGGGCGTACAGGTCTTGGGCCCGGCCCAGGGTCGGATGGCCTCGGGACTGCTAGGGTGGGGGCGGATGCTGGAGCCAGCCGAAATTCTGGGGCAGCTGCGCCTGGTTCTAAGCCGGGGTGGCCCCCTGGCTGGCAGGCATGTCCTGGTCAGCGCAGGGGGCACCCAGGAGCCGCTGGACCCGGTGCGCTATCTGACCAACCGCTCCTCTGGCAAGCAGGGTTTCGCCCTGGCCCAGGCGGCGCTGGACCTGGGGGCGCAGGTGAGCCTGGTAGCGGGGGCCACGGCGGCATCCCTGCCCACGCCCTATGGGGCTGAGCGTATCGATGTGGATACCGCGGCCCAGATGGCCGAGGCCATACTGCAGCGGGCTGGCAGCGCCGATGTGCTGATTATGGCCGCAGCGGTGGCCGATTTTCGCCCTCGCCAGGTTCAGCCGCACAAAATCAAGAAGAACCTGCTGCCCCAGGTTGAACTCGAGCCCACCCCAGATATTCTGCTGGCCGTGGCCGAGCAGCGCCGACGGATAGGGTGGCCTGCGGTGGTGGTGGGCTTTGCTGCCGAAAGCCAGAACCTGCTGGAAAACGCCCAGGACAAGCTAGCGCGCAAAGGGCTTTCTATGATTGTTGCCAACCAGGTCGGCGTTCCCGATGCGGGGTTTGCGGTGGATACCAACCGGGTCAGCCTGCTCTGGCCAGGGGGTGCGGTGGAGCACCTACCGCTTCTGAGCAAAAGCGAGGTCGCGGAAGAAGTTCTGCGGCGGGTGGTGGCCCTCCTGGCCGAGGGTTGA
- a CDS encoding type III pantothenate kinase, with protein MLLAIDIGNTNITLGLYRGETLSSSWRISTDLQRMPDEYGVGILSLLAYRGHSAAEVKAVVMASVVPPLTSTLVQAVQDYLGHKPLVVDASVQTGVRVRYDDPSQVGADRIVDAAAVHRLYGGPACVVDFGTATTFDAITAEGDYLGGAIAPGIGIAAEALFQRAAKLPKVELKAPPTAIGRNTVHSMQSGLLFGYVGLVEGMVARFRRELGPQMKVIATGGLAELIARETPVIEIIAPWLTLDGLRIIWEMNQ; from the coding sequence ATGCTTCTAGCGATTGACATTGGCAACACCAACATCACCCTGGGGTTGTACCGGGGAGAGACCTTGAGCTCGAGCTGGCGCATTTCCACCGACCTGCAACGGATGCCCGACGAGTACGGCGTCGGAATTCTCAGCCTGCTGGCCTACCGCGGCCACTCAGCCGCCGAGGTCAAGGCGGTGGTCATGGCCTCGGTGGTTCCACCCCTGACCAGCACCCTGGTGCAGGCTGTGCAGGATTACCTGGGTCACAAGCCGCTGGTGGTGGATGCCAGCGTTCAGACCGGGGTGCGGGTACGCTACGACGACCCTTCGCAGGTAGGCGCGGATCGGATTGTGGACGCTGCAGCCGTACACCGGCTCTATGGCGGCCCTGCTTGTGTGGTGGATTTTGGCACCGCGACCACTTTCGATGCCATTACCGCTGAAGGGGATTACCTTGGGGGCGCTATTGCCCCAGGAATTGGAATTGCTGCCGAGGCTTTGTTTCAAAGGGCGGCAAAACTGCCAAAGGTGGAGCTAAAGGCCCCGCCGACGGCCATTGGGCGCAACACCGTGCATTCGATGCAGTCGGGGCTGCTGTTTGGCTATGTGGGCCTGGTGGAGGGTATGGTGGCCCGCTTTCGCAGAGAGCTGGGCCCCCAGATGAAGGTCATTGCTACCGGTGGTCTGGCCGAACTCATCGCGCGGGAAACACCGGTCATCGAGATTATTGCCCCCTGGCTAACCCTGGATGGTTTGCGCATTATCTGGGAGATGAACCAGTGA
- a CDS encoding aminotransferase class IV, giving the protein MLRINGRPTHPLPEAFWHGFFVYTTLRLLQGQPLWLPAHLERLRRHAAALGLAFPGFAALEQEVMHYSLAKADLLLRLVVFPEGYASSARPFVPPPAAAYSSGVRVWLTARQIHPDLGMYKTGSYLAYRLARLEAERHGCFEGLLLDKDGYLADGSRTSLLLYREGELSALLGGLEGITRQKVLECAAGMGFRVGKVRLRPDELTGHLLLAGTGVGLLPVGQPTDAALQELIARFRP; this is encoded by the coding sequence ATGTTGCGCATTAACGGCAGGCCTACCCACCCACTGCCCGAGGCTTTCTGGCACGGTTTTTTTGTGTATACCACCCTGCGTCTGCTGCAGGGGCAGCCGCTCTGGCTGCCAGCGCACCTGGAGCGCTTACGCCGGCATGCAGCGGCTTTGGGCCTGGCTTTTCCTGGGTTTGCTGCGCTCGAGCAGGAAGTCATGCACTATAGCCTGGCAAAAGCCGACCTGCTGCTGCGGCTGGTGGTATTTCCCGAGGGGTATGCCTCGAGCGCTCGCCCATTCGTTCCACCCCCGGCGGCGGCCTATAGCTCTGGGGTTCGGGTCTGGCTGACGGCCCGACAGATTCATCCCGATCTGGGTATGTATAAGACTGGCAGCTACCTTGCGTACCGCCTGGCCCGCCTCGAGGCCGAGCGCCATGGCTGCTTTGAAGGGCTGCTGCTCGATAAGGACGGGTACCTGGCCGATGGCAGCCGTACCAGCTTGCTGCTGTACCGCGAGGGGGAGTTGAGCGCGCTTTTAGGTGGGCTCGAGGGGATCACCCGCCAGAAAGTGCTTGAATGTGCGGCTGGCATGGGCTTTCGGGTGGGAAAGGTGCGCCTGAGGCCAGATGAGCTTACAGGCCATCTGCTGCTGGCTGGAACCGGCGTCGGCCTGCTGCCGGTGGGCCAGCCTACCGATGCTGCACTGCAAGAGCTTATCGCGCGTTTTCGACCGTAG
- a CDS encoding chorismate-binding protein, with amino-acid sequence MFEGATALYASARAQGLYPALLESAGETTPFGRLTLLGMGATRRLEVWEGRTYLDGRPVGDALKVFSFLEEGLGEGYFPAWIGFFTYEYARYLGLPVRAALPGLPEAAFFFYPRGYAWLEGVLLEGPVMGPLERLPRKTLTGLKLESDYSQEAFLQSVAEVKERIRAGWVYQVNLSRRFRFSAQGVDPLQLYQALRDHNPSPFMGLLERETYAVLSGSPERLFSYREGIITARPIAGTRPRGLSEAEDLAREEELRNSSKERAEHVMLVDLLRNDLARVCAPGSVEVSEAFTLERYSHVMHLVSEVRGLSRAPLQEVFASIFPGGTITGAPKESVMRTIAELEPVPRGVYTGSMGYVSGKGCDFNILIRSFGFAKGTGYFSAGAGVVIASDPEREYLETQAKAEALLFALGQGQQGRPPALPRLDSAWRPPRPAKRQAARVVFLENHDSFSYNLVDYLRALGAEVRVVDHQEPPDLSWPTHLVVGPGPGDPSSAGRCLEWTRAALAVGLPFLGICLGHQALGMALGARLKRAPEPVHGEACPVNHLQEGIFRGLPSPARFTRYHSLLIDNLPSSLRLEAWTASELCMAVSHRDCPAWGVQFHPESMLSEYGMVLLSNFLSLGEPRVKAVETDHVAH; translated from the coding sequence ATGTTTGAGGGTGCTACTGCCCTTTATGCCAGCGCCCGGGCCCAGGGGCTGTACCCGGCCTTGCTCGAGTCGGCGGGGGAAACTACCCCTTTCGGACGCCTGACCCTGTTGGGGATGGGGGCCACGCGACGGCTGGAGGTCTGGGAGGGTCGTACCTACCTGGATGGAAGGCCGGTAGGTGATGCGCTAAAGGTGTTCAGTTTCTTAGAGGAGGGGCTTGGGGAGGGTTACTTTCCAGCCTGGATAGGTTTTTTTACCTACGAGTATGCCCGCTACCTGGGGTTACCTGTGCGAGCCGCCCTGCCTGGCCTGCCAGAAGCAGCTTTTTTCTTTTACCCCCGGGGCTATGCCTGGCTCGAGGGGGTTTTGCTGGAGGGCCCGGTGATGGGCCCGCTGGAGAGGTTGCCGCGAAAGACGCTAACCGGCTTAAAGCTGGAAAGCGACTATTCCCAAGAGGCTTTTTTGCAAAGCGTGGCAGAGGTAAAAGAACGTATTCGGGCGGGCTGGGTTTATCAGGTTAACCTGTCCCGTCGCTTCCGCTTCAGCGCCCAAGGGGTAGATCCCCTGCAACTGTACCAGGCCTTGCGCGACCACAACCCCAGCCCTTTTATGGGCTTGCTCGAGCGGGAGACCTACGCGGTGCTCTCGGGCAGCCCTGAGCGGCTTTTTAGCTACCGAGAAGGAATTATTACAGCCCGGCCCATCGCCGGAACCCGGCCTCGAGGTCTGAGCGAAGCCGAGGATCTAGCCCGGGAGGAAGAGCTGCGCAATAGCAGCAAGGAGCGGGCCGAGCACGTCATGCTGGTCGATCTTTTGCGCAACGACCTGGCAAGGGTCTGTGCGCCAGGTAGCGTGGAGGTAAGCGAAGCTTTTACCCTCGAGCGCTACTCCCATGTGATGCACCTGGTCTCGGAGGTGCGCGGCCTAAGCCGTGCCCCTTTGCAGGAGGTTTTCGCCAGCATTTTTCCCGGCGGAACCATCACCGGTGCCCCCAAGGAAAGCGTGATGCGCACCATTGCCGAACTGGAGCCGGTGCCTCGCGGGGTTTACACCGGTTCAATGGGCTATGTGTCGGGTAAAGGCTGTGATTTCAACATCCTCATCCGAAGTTTTGGCTTTGCCAAGGGCACCGGTTATTTTTCGGCGGGGGCTGGTGTGGTGATTGCCAGCGATCCTGAGCGGGAGTATCTCGAGACCCAGGCCAAAGCAGAGGCCTTGCTTTTTGCCCTGGGGCAGGGCCAGCAGGGGAGGCCTCCAGCTTTACCGCGCCTGGATAGCGCCTGGAGACCCCCCAGACCCGCCAAGCGCCAGGCGGCCCGGGTGGTTTTTCTGGAAAACCACGACTCCTTTAGCTACAACCTTGTTGATTACCTCCGTGCCCTGGGGGCGGAGGTGCGGGTGGTGGACCACCAAGAACCCCCCGACCTCTCCTGGCCGACGCACCTGGTGGTGGGGCCGGGGCCGGGTGATCCGAGCAGCGCAGGACGCTGCCTCGAGTGGACGCGGGCAGCGCTGGCAGTCGGGCTGCCCTTCCTGGGAATCTGTCTGGGTCACCAGGCCCTTGGGATGGCCCTGGGCGCCCGCCTGAAGCGGGCCCCTGAACCGGTGCACGGCGAGGCATGTCCGGTTAATCACCTGCAGGAGGGGATTTTTAGGGGCCTGCCCAGCCCCGCCCGTTTCACCCGCTACCACTCCTTGCTCATCGATAACCTGCCTTCTTCCCTTCGCCTGGAAGCCTGGACTGCTTCGGAGTTGTGCATGGCGGTCTCCCACCGGGACTGCCCGGCCTGGGGGGTGCAGTTTCATCCCGAAAGCATGCTCTCGGAGTATGGCATGGTCCTGCTCAGCAACTTTCTTTCCTTGGGCGAACCCCGGGTGAAAGCCGTGGAAACCGACCATGTTGCGCATTAA
- the folK gene encoding 2-amino-4-hydroxy-6-hydroxymethyldihydropteridine diphosphokinase yields the protein MYRYAVALGSNLGDRLQHLRRGVARLRHGANVQGLVLSRIYETEPVGGPLEQEAYLNAAAVFFCSLEPAALLALLLHIEQQEGRVRLYPNSPRTLDLDLLLCDGLELELPGLTLPHPRMHLRAFVLAPLAEIAPDWVVPGRGPVADLLARVGRAGVRPTDLRW from the coding sequence GTGTATCGTTACGCAGTGGCTTTAGGCTCCAATCTGGGTGACCGCCTCCAACACCTGCGGCGGGGTGTAGCCCGCCTGAGGCATGGCGCTAATGTACAGGGGCTGGTTTTGAGCCGTATATACGAGACCGAACCGGTGGGTGGCCCCCTCGAGCAGGAAGCCTACCTCAACGCCGCAGCAGTGTTCTTTTGCTCGCTCGAGCCCGCCGCACTGCTGGCGCTTCTGCTACACATCGAACAGCAGGAAGGGCGGGTACGGCTCTACCCCAACAGCCCCCGCACCCTGGACCTCGATCTGCTTCTGTGCGATGGGCTAGAGCTAGAGCTGCCTGGCCTGACCCTTCCGCATCCCCGCATGCACCTGCGGGCTTTCGTGCTGGCCCCCCTGGCCGAAATCGCCCCCGACTGGGTAGTTCCAGGACGAGGGCCTGTGGCGGATTTGCTGGCTAGGGTTGGCCGCGCAGGGGTACGCCCAACAGATCTGCGTTGGTAA
- a CDS encoding bifunctional folylpolyglutamate synthase/dihydrofolate synthase translates to MNYTEALGYTTSLVKFGIQLGLERFQELLRRVGSPHTAFRAVHVAGTNGKGSTTTLIAAVLREAGYRTACYLSPHLFDFRERIQIDGVPIPPEAFARQVARLKPEIEALAQDPRYGQTTEFELITAAAFGYFAEQKVDVAVLEVGLGGRLDATNVIPPPLVAVITSIGFDHQEVLGHSLRQIAREKAGILKPGVPVVTGVTQPEALQAIEETAHGLGCTLHTVAKAAPAYARYTTDASGLSLWWPGRPLRGLRLALRGPFQQANAAVAATALRILAEQGLAIPEEVLRRGLEQARLPGRFQVLRLGPPPRVLVLDVAHNQDGARALAEALKATFPERKGLFVVGMKANHDPVEFLPPLRDRIDRLWVSQPRHSPRPVEELLAVARGLGLEVEALPDIPQALARALAQAEPEQPVVLTGSLLTVGELPEPYRSLAMAG, encoded by the coding sequence ATGAACTACACCGAGGCGCTGGGCTATACCACCTCGCTGGTCAAATTTGGCATCCAGCTTGGTCTGGAGCGCTTCCAAGAGCTTTTGCGGCGGGTGGGCAGTCCCCACACTGCCTTCCGTGCGGTGCATGTGGCGGGAACCAACGGCAAAGGTTCTACCACCACCCTTATCGCAGCGGTGCTGCGTGAGGCGGGTTACCGCACCGCTTGTTACCTTTCTCCGCACCTTTTCGACTTTCGTGAGCGCATCCAGATCGATGGTGTGCCCATTCCCCCTGAGGCTTTTGCCCGACAGGTTGCCAGGCTCAAGCCCGAGATAGAGGCGCTGGCCCAGGACCCGCGCTATGGCCAGACCACCGAGTTTGAGCTGATTACCGCAGCCGCCTTTGGCTACTTTGCCGAACAAAAGGTGGATGTGGCGGTGCTCGAGGTGGGTCTGGGGGGGCGGCTGGATGCGACCAACGTCATTCCACCGCCCTTGGTCGCAGTCATCACCAGCATCGGCTTCGATCATCAGGAGGTGCTGGGCCACAGCCTGCGCCAGATTGCCCGGGAGAAAGCCGGCATCCTGAAGCCGGGTGTGCCGGTGGTGACCGGTGTGACCCAGCCGGAGGCCCTGCAGGCCATCGAGGAGACCGCCCATGGCCTGGGCTGTACCCTGCACACCGTCGCAAAGGCAGCCCCTGCCTATGCGCGATACACCACCGATGCCAGCGGGCTTTCACTCTGGTGGCCGGGGCGGCCACTACGCGGGCTGCGCCTGGCCCTGCGGGGCCCTTTCCAGCAGGCCAACGCGGCCGTGGCCGCCACAGCCCTGCGGATACTGGCGGAGCAGGGGTTGGCGATTCCTGAGGAGGTCTTGCGCCGGGGTCTGGAGCAGGCCCGTCTGCCGGGCCGTTTTCAGGTGCTGCGCCTTGGGCCTCCCCCCCGTGTGCTGGTGCTCGATGTGGCCCACAACCAGGATGGAGCCCGGGCCCTGGCTGAGGCGCTAAAGGCCACCTTTCCCGAGCGGAAGGGTCTTTTTGTGGTGGGGATGAAAGCCAACCACGACCCCGTGGAGTTCCTACCGCCCTTGCGCGACCGGATAGACCGCCTATGGGTAAGTCAGCCGCGCCACAGCCCCCGTCCGGTTGAGGAACTGCTGGCAGTAGCGCGTGGTCTGGGGCTCGAGGTCGAGGCGCTGCCGGATATCCCTCAGGCCTTGGCCCGGGCCCTGGCCCAGGCTGAGCCAGAACAGCCGGTTGTGCTGACCGGCTCGCTGCTAACGGTGGGGGAGCTTCCCGAGCCTTACCGCAGCCTGGCGATGGCTGGTTAG
- the folB gene encoding dihydroneopterin aldolase has translation MGKVVLAGIELYARHGLHAEEEKLGARFVVDVEMEVAFEGKPDALGSTVDYSAVFRLIHKEATEQRFYLIEALAEHLAEEIMRNFPEVRELLLRVHKPHAPLPGVVRDVFVQTSRQR, from the coding sequence ATGGGCAAGGTTGTGCTTGCTGGTATCGAGCTGTACGCCCGTCACGGCCTACATGCTGAAGAAGAAAAGCTGGGTGCGCGGTTTGTGGTAGATGTGGAGATGGAGGTGGCCTTCGAGGGAAAGCCCGATGCCCTTGGCTCTACCGTGGACTACAGCGCAGTTTTTCGCCTCATCCATAAGGAGGCGACCGAGCAACGCTTTTACTTGATAGAGGCCCTGGCCGAGCATCTGGCCGAGGAGATCATGAGAAACTTCCCCGAGGTGCGTGAGTTGTTGTTGCGGGTACACAAGCCCCATGCACCGTTGCCGGGGGTGGTTCGGGATGTGTTTGTGCAAACCTCGAGGCAGCGATGA
- the folP gene encoding dihydropteroate synthase — translation MGVLNLTPDSFSDGGRYQQPEAALKRARQMVAEGADLIDVGGESTRPGAAPVSVEEEKRRVLPVLEALLSLEVPISIDTRKPEVAAEALALGVHLLNDVSGLRDERMVALAARYGVPAVIMHMPHPDPATMQQHACYADVVGEVRAFLQTQAHKALMAGVPQVVLDPGIGFGKTLEHNLQLIARLDRLVALGHPVLLGASRKRFIGMLSGVEQAEGRIMGTLAAHLFGVSQGACILRVHDVRAHREALAVWNAIEAHQNRLSGEA, via the coding sequence ATGGGGGTGCTTAACCTAACCCCAGACTCATTCTCCGATGGGGGGCGGTATCAACAACCTGAAGCAGCCCTAAAGCGTGCGCGCCAGATGGTCGCTGAGGGGGCAGACCTCATCGATGTGGGGGGTGAGTCTACCCGTCCCGGTGCAGCGCCCGTAAGCGTAGAGGAGGAAAAACGCCGGGTGCTGCCGGTGCTGGAGGCGCTCCTCTCGCTCGAGGTGCCCATCAGCATAGATACCCGTAAACCGGAGGTGGCTGCCGAGGCGCTGGCCTTGGGGGTACACCTGCTGAACGATGTAAGCGGTTTGCGCGATGAACGAATGGTAGCCCTGGCAGCCCGCTACGGGGTGCCTGCCGTGATCATGCACATGCCCCATCCCGACCCCGCTACCATGCAGCAACACGCCTGCTATGCGGACGTGGTAGGGGAGGTGCGGGCCTTTTTGCAGACGCAAGCCCACAAAGCCCTTATGGCCGGGGTGCCTCAGGTGGTGCTCGACCCCGGCATTGGTTTTGGTAAGACCCTGGAGCACAACCTGCAGCTTATTGCCCGGCTGGACAGGCTGGTCGCCCTGGGTCATCCGGTGCTGCTGGGGGCTAGCCGTAAGCGCTTTATCGGGATGCTAAGCGGGGTGGAGCAGGCGGAAGGGCGAATCATGGGCACGCTGGCGGCGCACCTCTTTGGGGTAAGCCAGGGGGCCTGTATTCTGCGGGTACACGATGTGCGGGCCCACCGGGAGGCGCTTGCGGTCTGGAACGCCATTGAGGCCCACCAAAACAGGCTTTCTGGAGAAGCTTAG
- a CDS encoding HAD family hydrolase — translation MIQAILFDLDETLILDHPVSLHALRSCAFYAASWYSLDIPRLIQDAEESAVRLWKASPVFDYAQRIGHSAGEGLWARYETQTHPALKTLYDWAPAFRVAVWGEALAQQGIHDDALCEALAHRYFAERRLYPRYPEIDALLQALAGYKLGIVTNGVPDLQREKLEGFGLQDRFQAVVVSGELDVGKPERGIFEYICQTLGVEPQVCVMVGDNPERDIAGAANAGMKSVWVARGFKDKNPAHPADLEVTNLLQMLPWLEALGS, via the coding sequence GTGATTCAAGCGATTTTGTTCGACCTAGACGAAACCCTAATCCTAGACCATCCAGTATCGCTCCACGCCCTGCGCAGTTGTGCGTTTTATGCGGCTTCCTGGTACAGCCTGGACATTCCCCGTTTGATCCAGGATGCCGAGGAAAGCGCGGTGCGGCTGTGGAAGGCTTCGCCGGTGTTTGACTATGCCCAGCGCATCGGCCACAGTGCAGGGGAGGGGCTGTGGGCCCGCTACGAAACCCAGACCCATCCTGCTCTGAAGACGCTCTACGACTGGGCCCCTGCCTTTCGGGTGGCCGTCTGGGGCGAGGCCCTGGCCCAGCAGGGCATACACGACGACGCCCTCTGCGAGGCCCTGGCGCACCGCTACTTTGCTGAGCGGCGGCTATACCCCCGCTACCCCGAGATAGACGCACTGCTACAGGCCCTTGCGGGCTACAAGCTGGGCATCGTGACCAACGGGGTGCCCGATTTGCAGCGCGAGAAGCTCGAGGGCTTTGGACTGCAAGACCGTTTTCAGGCTGTGGTGGTGTCGGGCGAACTTGACGTGGGCAAGCCTGAGCGTGGCATCTTCGAGTACATCTGCCAGACGCTGGGCGTAGAGCCCCAGGTCTGTGTGATGGTGGGGGACAACCCCGAGCGCGATATTGCGGGTGCAGCAAACGCAGGTATGAAATCGGTCTGGGTGGCGCGGGGCTTCAAGGACAAAAACCCCGCACACCCCGCTGACCTCGAGGTCACCAACCTTTTGCAGATGCTACCCTGGCTGGAGGCTTTGGGCTCCTAA
- a CDS encoding protoglobin domain-containing protein, whose translation MKAGELLQTLMHRTGLTEQHAHTLRSLEPIAGPLAPEVALAFYDYLGRDPEMHEILWSVPGRVERLYQSFAAWYRELFSGQYDAQYARRRMYIGLVHARVGVRPAHYIPAAGIVQELTLEHLRNALRGPDILAAISAFEKIMAIEIALMQESYFSALWEGLKYTRDEQKALVEGARVLLEKAR comes from the coding sequence ATGAAGGCTGGAGAGCTGCTGCAAACCCTTATGCACCGCACCGGCCTGACCGAGCAGCATGCCCACACCTTGCGGAGCCTCGAGCCCATCGCAGGCCCGCTGGCACCCGAGGTGGCCCTGGCTTTTTACGACTACCTGGGGCGCGACCCCGAGATGCATGAAATTCTATGGAGCGTGCCGGGCCGGGTGGAGCGGCTGTACCAGTCGTTTGCGGCCTGGTACCGTGAGCTTTTTTCCGGCCAGTACGATGCCCAATACGCCAGGCGGCGGATGTATATCGGGCTGGTTCATGCCCGGGTGGGGGTGCGTCCTGCTCACTACATTCCGGCGGCAGGGATTGTGCAGGAGTTGACCCTCGAGCACCTCCGCAACGCCCTGCGCGGGCCCGACATCCTGGCTGCCATTTCTGCTTTCGAAAAGATAATGGCCATCGAGATTGCCCTCATGCAAGAGAGTTACTTTAGCGCGCTGTGGGAGGGGCTGAAATATACCCGCGACGAGCAAAAAGCCCTGGTCGAGGGGGCGCGGGTGTTGTTGGAAAAAGCCCGCTAA
- a CDS encoding protoglobin domain-containing protein, with product MDAGQLLNKLISRTGLLEQHVQTLCRLEPLMAPMASEIALAFYDYLGRDEEMRAILWEVPGRVERLYQSFSDWYRELFCGKYNAEYAEKRARIGLVHAAVGVKPSFIMPAFGIVQELSLEHLRNTLRSPEVFSAVEAFEKIMSIEAALMQDSYMQAMEYGYRLGVAADQEKALIAGARAILGKIN from the coding sequence ATGGATGCAGGGCAGTTGTTGAATAAATTGATTAGCCGCACGGGCCTGCTCGAGCAGCACGTCCAAACACTGTGCAGGCTCGAGCCCCTGATGGCCCCCATGGCTTCGGAAATTGCCCTGGCCTTTTACGACTACCTGGGACGGGACGAGGAGATGCGGGCCATTTTGTGGGAGGTTCCCGGGAGGGTCGAGCGGCTGTATCAAAGCTTTTCCGACTGGTACCGGGAGCTTTTTTGTGGAAAATACAACGCGGAATATGCGGAGAAGCGGGCCCGCATCGGGCTGGTACACGCTGCGGTAGGGGTTAAGCCCAGCTTCATCATGCCCGCTTTTGGCATTGTGCAAGAGCTGTCGCTCGAGCACCTGCGTAACACCCTGCGTTCGCCCGAAGTTTTCAGTGCGGTGGAAGCCTTCGAAAAAATCATGTCCATCGAGGCCGCTCTCATGCAGGACAGCTACATGCAGGCCATGGAGTATGGCTACCGCCTGGGCGTGGCCGCCGACCAGGAAAAAGCCCTGATAGCAGGGGCGAGGGCCATTCTGGGGAAAATTAACTGA